One Rhipicephalus microplus isolate Deutch F79 chromosome 4, USDA_Rmic, whole genome shotgun sequence genomic window carries:
- the LOC119172046 gene encoding acetylcholinesterase-1 — protein MLVHGILAVTALVLSPLIVTHSEARIRDDPNQPFAHTRTGLVRGIRLNVGHRPVDAFYGIPYAEPPVGYLRFRKPRPALPWKGIYYATHKRPPCSQKSWELTQGFTIDASNTTEDCLHLNVWTAARYCFHPNIGLCTTKAVMVFFHGGGFQFGGNSYSVYDARYLALFGDVVVVVPNYRLNVFGFLNANVSDAPGNMGMYDQILALEWVQKNIAMFGGDPNRVTLFGQSAGSVSIGYHLLSPLTRGLFKRVIMQSGTPYWKVPDNTFTGKLKVQQLAVGLGCPVGERGNVLAEPTKVIDCIRSRSRTSIYRAMKDVFGVEEHYMIPAYYSEFLPFEPVLATERGQFHDVDLMIGNVRNEGTGIVDHFFWKIFNFKDYSKITVDEIWFYSLLVFRVILGKNPAPIRELYLSDLNETDSWMALNRLSDAVGDFSLICPSQLFAEAYAKRKNNVYFYIFNHRPSFSVYQPWTGVAHGDELGFVFGFPLLYPQHSTDEEKILSRRMMRIWSTFARTGKPPTVGGQLWPRFTRDHAFHLNINLKNYSHGIDFRKKLCSFWRKYLVPTGYW, from the exons GCTTGTGCACGGAATCCTCGCGGTGACAGCGCTGGTGCTTTCGCCGCTCATTGTGACACACTCAGAGGCAAGGATACGGGACGATCCGAACCAGCCGTTTGCTCACACAAGGACCGGCTTAGTTCGCGGCATTCGCCTAAACGTCGGCCACCGACCCGTCGACGCTTTCTACGGTATACCTTACGCCGAGCCGCCCGTCGGTTATCTAAGGTTCCGTAAGCCTCGACCCGCGTTGCCTTGGAAAGGCATTTACTACGCCACGCACAAGAGACCTCCGTGTTCGCAGAAGTCTTGGGAACTCACGCAGGGATTCACCATTGACGCTTCCAACACGACCGAGGACTGTCTGCATTTGAACGTGTGGACGGCCGCCCGCTATTGCTTCCACCCCAACATCGGACTGTGCACAACTAAAGCCGTCATGGTGTTTTTCCACGGCGGCGGCTTTCAGTTCGGCGGCAACAGTTACTCCGTCTACGACGCTCGCTATTTGGCCCTGTTCGGCGACGTCGTCGTGGTGGTGCCCAATTACAGGCTCAACGTGTTCGGTTTCCTGAACGCCAATGTTTCCGACGCACCGGGAAACATGGGCATGTACGATCAGATCCTGGCCCTTGAATGGGTACAGAAGAACATCGCCATGTTCGGCGGGGACCCTAATCGAGTGACGCTGTTCGGCCAGAGCGCCGGCTCAGTTTCCATAGGCTACCACCTGCTCTCTCCGCTGACGAGGGGCCTCTTCAAGAGAGTCATCATGCAGAGCGGTACTCCTTACTGGAAGGTTCCCGACAACACCTTCACGGGCAAGCTGAAGGTTCAGCAACTGGCCGTCGGCCTAGGCTGTCCCGTCGGTGAAAGGGGCAACGTTCTGGCCGAACCCACGAAGGTCATCGACTGCATTCGTTCCAGGAGCCGCACAAGCATATACCGGGCCATGAAAGACGTGTTCGGCGtcgaagagcactacatgatccCGGCATACTACAGCGAATTCCTGCCGTTCGAGCCCGTGCTGGCCACAGAGAGGGGTCAGTTCCATGACGTCGACCTCATGATCGGCAACGTCCGGAACGAAGGTACCGGCATCGTGGACCACTTCTTCTGGAAGATATTCAACTTCAAGGATTACAGCAAGATCACCGTGGACGAGATATGGTTCTACAGCCTGCTGGTGTTCCGCGTCATTCTGGGAAAGAATCCGGCGCCCATCCGCGAGCTGTACCTGAGCGACCTGAACGAGACGGACTCGTGGATGGCGCTGAACCGTCTGTCCGACGCCGTCGGAGACTTCAGCCTCATCTGCCCATCGCAGCTGTTCGCCGAGGCGTACGCCAAGCGCAAGAACAACGTGTACTTCTATATATTCAACCACAGACCTTCGTTCAGCGTCTACCAGCCGTGGACTGGCGTGGCGCACGGAGACGAGCTCGGCTTTGTGTTCGGCTTCCCGCTCCTCTATCCGCAACACTCGACCGATGAAGAGAAGATCCTGTCCAGAAGGATGATGCGCATATGGTCGACGTTTGCGAGAACTGG GAAGCCGCCGACTGTGGGAGGCCAACTTTGGCCGAGGTTCACTCGTGACCACGCTTTCCACCTGAACATCAACCTCAAGAACTACTCTCACGGCATCGACTTTCGGAAGAAGCTGTGCTCCTTCTGGAGAAAGTATCTCGTTCCCACTGGTTACTGGTGA